The Paenibacillus dendritiformis region CCCTTGGTCATCGCGGATGCGAATGGCTTCTTCTACCGCATACTCGTCATAGGGGTTGAGCACGAATTTGACATCGTCGTCCACGACTTTGCCGTCCTTGATGACGATTTTTTCCTCCGTATCGAATGTCTGCTTGACTAATACGATGATATTCATCGTTCATTGCCCCTTTCGCTTGATTACCATGCAGGAAAGTGGAAAGTGCAATTCTGGATGAAGGATGCAGCGCGCGTGGTGTTTTCCCCATGGCGGATAATTATAAGTATTAATTTGATGGTTCAAAAAGTTCAAAAAGTGCGGCTTTCAGCACCGAAAAGGTTGCAAACCGGACTTTTCGAACAACCTAAAGCTTAAGCCTCCAGTCCTTTAAGGAAGAAGCCTACCATACCATCCAACTGGCCGATGAGCGAATATTTCTGCCCGGAAATTAGCCAGGACGTCACGACTTCGTCCATGGAGCCGAAGATAAGCAGGCGGGTAAGCTTGACGTCGAGATCGGCACGGAACACTTTCTCTTCGATGCCTTGCACGATAATTTTTTCAATGAGCACAATGTATGGCTTAATGATCTTTCCGATTTCTTTGCGGAGCTCGAGCGAGCTTTGTCTCAGCTCGATTTGGGTGACGAAGGCAAGGTCCGGGTTATTTCCCAGCTCGGTAAAATGAATTTCGCACACCTTGCGCAGCGCTTCCTTCGCTCCGGTCGTTTCTTCGAGACTCGCGTGGAACTTGCCGATCAGCTCGCCAAGCTTCTCGCGGAACAAAGAAATAAGGATATCCTCCTTTCGCTTGAAATAAAGATAGATCGTACCGTCAGCGACCCCGGCCGTTTTCGCAATCCTGGAAACTTGCGAACGGTGAAATCCGTGTTCGGCGAATACTTTGACCGCTGCTTCGAGGATTTGGGAATATTTTTCTTTTTTCTGACTTGCCATGGAATCACCTCGGTGCTAAAATGTGAATCACGAATGAATGAACGCTC contains the following coding sequences:
- a CDS encoding TetR/AcrR family transcriptional regulator, encoding MASQKKEKYSQILEAAVKVFAEHGFHRSQVSRIAKTAGVADGTIYLYFKRKEDILISLFREKLGELIGKFHASLEETTGAKEALRKVCEIHFTELGNNPDLAFVTQIELRQSSLELRKEIGKIIKPYIVLIEKIIVQGIEEKVFRADLDVKLTRLLIFGSMDEVVTSWLISGQKYSLIGQLDGMVGFFLKGLEA